Part of the Syntrophorhabdus sp. genome is shown below.
TGGCCGTCGAGCTGGGGAAACGGTTCCGTCTTGAGGAGGCGCTTCGGTACGGTACCCTCCCCCTCGTGGTCGCAGCGGGGGAACCGGAGGCGGTACTGCGTTCCTACGCCGCCCTGTATCTGAGGGAAGAGGTCCAGATGGAGGGCCTTGTCCGGAACATCGGCAATTTTTCCCGTTTCCTCGAAGCCATCAGCTTTTCCCATGCTTCGATATTGAATGTCAGCAGCGTCGCCCAGGAGTGCGGTGTTGAACGCAAGACGGTGGAAGGCTATGTCGAGATACTGGAGGACATTCTCCTTAGCTGGCGCCTCCGGGTCTTCACGAAACGAGCCAAGAGACAACTTGCGGGCCATCCGAAGTTCTATCTCTTTGACGCCGGTGTTTTCCGGTCGCTGCGGCCCCGGGGGCCACTTGACCGGCCGGAGGAGATTGACGGCCAAGCACTCGAAGGGCTCGTAGGCCAGCACCTAAAGGGATGGATGGCCTACTCGAAGGTCAAGCGGGAGCTGTTCTTCTGGAGGACCCGCTCCGGCGTGGAAGTCGACTTCGTCGTCTACGGTCCCGACGGGATCTACGCGCTGGAGGTGAAAAACGCCGGGACCGTCCGCCCCGCGGACCTCAGAGGCCTCAAATCCTTCAAAGAGGAATACCGGGAGAGCAAGACCCTTCTGCTATATCGCGGAACGGAAAGACTGCTCAAAGGTGATGTGCTGTGCATACCCTGTGAGGAATTCCTCACCACCCTTCACCCGGACCACGACCTGAAGGAGCTATTCTTCTAGCACATCCCCGGGAACCGGGACTTCGGGGTTCTTAGAACTTTCACATTCCCCTGCTTCTTGAGGCTCGTTTGAGAAAGTTATTTTCTTGTTAACGAGCGTCCCTCGTGGGGTCCCTCGGGGTCCTTGTTAACGAATGTCCCCCTGGGGTCCTCAAAGTTCTGCTTCACGGTCAATCGAAAACCTGGTTATCGGGGGACTGATCCTGAGGTGCCAGGCCCTCCCACCCTCCTCCGAGAGCCTTTATAAGTTGCACGGTGGCTATGTTTCGTGAGGCCAGGTTCTGTACGACTGAGCGTTCAGCCTGGAGTAACGTGCGTTCGGCATCCACCACGTCGAGATACCCGATCATGCCGCCGTGCAGACGCTGACGAAAATAATCCGACGTTCGTTTCGCTGCGCCTTTTGCCCGCAGCAAAGCGGACTCCTGAACACTGTACTCACGGATGTTTACGAGCGCGTTTTCCACATCACGGAAGGCCGCCAGCACGCCCTGGCGATAAGCGGCCACGGCTTGTTTATACCGGGCTTCGGCGGCCTTAAGATTTGCCCGGTTCCTGCCCCCTGAGAAAATCGGTAGTGATACGCTCGGACCAATAGACCACAAACGGCCATCCCAGGTAAACAAGTCTCTGAGCTCGATGCTCTCGAGCCCCGCCGCACCGGTCAACTTGATCGTGGGCAGGAATGCAGCCTTGGCGACGCCAATCT
Proteins encoded:
- a CDS encoding ATP-binding protein, which produces MEVIGRLFDPPASSFFLFGPRGTGKSTFAKGLFGDALVVDLLDPERSRALSARPEMLKEMVGGRQGTTTVLIDEIQKIPELLTVVHGLIESMRTVTFVLTGSSARKLKRAGVDLLAGRALLCEMHPFMAVELGKRFRLEEALRYGTLPLVVAAGEPEAVLRSYAALYLREEVQMEGLVRNIGNFSRFLEAISFSHASILNVSSVAQECGVERKTVEGYVEILEDILLSWRLRVFTKRAKRQLAGHPKFYLFDAGVFRSLRPRGPLDRPEEIDGQALEGLVGQHLKGWMAYSKVKRELFFWRTRSGVEVDFVVYGPDGIYALEVKNAGTVRPADLRGLKSFKEEYRESKTLLLYRGTERLLKGDVLCIPCEEFLTTLHPDHDLKELFF